Below is a window of Jonesiaceae bacterium BS-20 DNA.
CGTCAACCTCCTGCCAGGATTCCCTCGAGCTCACCAAAAAGTTTGGTAACCGGCTGCGCCATATCCACTTGGCCGACGGCACCGGCTCCACCAAGGATGAGCACCTGGTGCCCGGGGTGGGTAATCAGCCGGCCCGCGAGGTCATCGAGTACCTGTACTCTTCCGGGTGGAGTGGTGACCTAGCAATTGAGATTGGCACCCGCAAGGTTGACAGCGCCGCCCACCGGGAAGAGATGGTTAAGGAGTCGCTCGACTTTGCACGGGCTGCCCTTGCGGGTACCCCAACCCCTCGGATGGAAACCGCGCATGCTCAGATGCAACACCACCGTCCCACCGATGCTTGGGAATAACATGGCGACTTGAGCCTGCATCCTCCTCGCTGGTGTGAGGAAGCACACGGCACCCATCCTCGCCCCGAGGAATATCCCGCAGAACTTGATGGTTCAACTAATGGTGGACACGTTAGTCCACCGTGAAGGTAATACATCAAGGAATGGTATGTCAGTAAAAATCGGTTACATCGTAGGGTCCATCTCTAGCTCATCAATCAACCGCCAGGTCTTTGAGGCAACAAAGCAGCTGGTGCCAGCGGGCGCTGAGCTCATTGAGATTCCTATTGCTGACCTGCCAATGTACTCCCCGGACTGGGACGCAAACTACCCGGACTCCGCCCGCGAATACAAGGCCGCCATTTCCAACGTAGATACCGTTATTGTGGCTACACCGCAGTACAACGATTCCCTGTCCGGCGTGCTCAAGAACGCCCTAGACTGGGCTTCTCGCCCATGGGGTCAGCACTCCTTTGCTAACAAGCCGGTCGCTGTTGCCTCAGCTTCGATCGCATCCCACGGCGGCGCCAAGGCCGGTGGATTTGTTGCTGACATTCTTGCATTTGGTCAGGCAAAGGTACTTGAGACCCAGATCAACGTCTTTGTTAATGAAGAAACGTTCGATGCCTCAGGCGCTTTTGCACAGCTGGCTCTTGTTTCCGAGACCACAGAGTTCCTCAACACGGTTGTTGCCAACGCTAAGTAAACGCCAAGATATAGCTCAAGCAAACACTCTGCTTAAGTAAATACTCAGGGCGCTGCCTCAACCGGATCACGGTGAGGCAGCGCCCTGCATGTTTTACACTCGCTACGCGTAGTGCCGGAGCAACCGAGTCACTTCTTGGGTGACCGCTCGCATACCCTGAGCAACGTACTTGCGAGAATCAACCACATCAGGATTCTCGGCCAAGAAGGCACGAACCTGTGCGGTGAACAACTTGTTCAGGTGGGTAGAGACGTTAATCTTGGTCATGCCAGCTTTGATAGCGGCCGCCATACCCTCGTCGGAAACACCGGACGAGCCGTGCAATACCAACGGCACATCAAGAGCAGACTGCAACGCGGAAATGAGTTCCAGGTCCAAAGCTGCGTCCCTCGTGGTCATCGCGTGAGAAGAGCCCACGGCAACGGCCAAGAGGTCCACGCCTGTGGCGGCCACAAATGCTTTGGCTTCTTCCGGATCGGTGCGCACGCCGGGAGCATGCACCCCGTCCTTACCACCGACCTCGCCGAGTTCCGCCTCCACGCTGACCGACTTGGCGTGAGCGCGCGCAACGACTTCCTTCGTTGCCGCCACGTTGGCCTCATAGTCCAGGGTGGAACCATCAAACATCACCGAGCTGAATCCAAGGTCAATCGCCTCGAACACTAGGTCTAGATCTTCCGCGTGATCCAGGTGGACCACCACCGGCACGGTCGCCGCACGAGCCGCCGCGAGGGTCCCCAACGCAATAGGGGCTAGCGCGCCGTGGTACTTCACCGCGTTTTGGCTGATCTGCAGGACTACCGGTTCCTCGGCAGCTTCGGCAGCGGCAACAAAACTCTGTGCGTGCTCCAGATGGATGACGTTGAAGGCCCCTAGGCCTTGGCCGGTGCTCGCCCGGTCACGGGCCAGCGGAGCTAGTTCTACAAGCGGCATCTACTGATCACTTCTCGTCATCAAGAATTACAGCACGCGACAGTGAGCGCGGAGTGTCTGCATCGAGGCCACGTGCGGAGGTGCGCGCAATCGCCAAACGGTGCAAGAGTACTAGGTGGGCCATTGAGTCAAGCTCAGAGGTCACCATTTCGGCACCCGTAGCTGCGATCTGCTCGGCCATTCCTTCTGGGGCCTGACCAAATACCCAAACCACACGGTTTGGCTGCGCAATCGCGATCGGTCCGTGACGGTACTCCATTGCTGGGTAGGATTCGGTCCAGCTCTGTGAGGACTCGCGGAGTTTCAAGGCGGCCTCGTGTGCCAGGCCCACGGTGAAGCCGGTGCCTAGGAATGTGATTTGGTCGGCGTCAATCCAGGACTGTGGAATCTCTGCCTCAAGCGCGGTGCGTGCACCGGAGATGGCAGCCTCGGCGTCTACGCCAAGCGACGTACGCAGGACCAACAGGACGGTTGACGCAAAGCGGGTCTGCACAACGGAAGTCTCGTCTGCAAAGTCGAGCACAATTTCGTTGTCAGCGTGCTGCGCAGCAGGACCCCCACCGACTGCGGTGAGCAGGGTGGATGGGGTATCCGTCTGGGACAACAGGTCAACGATCTCGGTTGTGGTTCCGGACCGTGAAATGGTCACAATACGGTCGTACTTACGGCTGGCACGGAACTCGGTTGCGGTGAACGCATCGGTTTCACCCAAGCCCAGCTCTTCACGCAGGTATGCGTATGCCTGAGCCATGAACCATGAGGTGCCACAGCCAACAACGGCCACGCGCTCACCGGCGGCTGGGAATCCTACAAACGTGTCCAGCTTGTCAATGGCCTCACGCCATACCTCAGGCTGCGACTGGACTTCTGCAATCGTATTCTTGCTTGCCACATCTACTCCTTTACTGAGCAGCTT
It encodes the following:
- a CDS encoding NADPH-dependent FMN reductase — translated: MSVKIGYIVGSISSSSINRQVFEATKQLVPAGAELIEIPIADLPMYSPDWDANYPDSAREYKAAISNVDTVIVATPQYNDSLSGVLKNALDWASRPWGQHSFANKPVAVASASIASHGGAKAGGFVADILAFGQAKVLETQINVFVNEETFDASGAFAQLALVSETTEFLNTVVANAK
- a CDS encoding class II fructose-bisphosphate aldolase, with protein sequence MPLVELAPLARDRASTGQGLGAFNVIHLEHAQSFVAAAEAAEEPVVLQISQNAVKYHGALAPIALGTLAAARAATVPVVVHLDHAEDLDLVFEAIDLGFSSVMFDGSTLDYEANVAATKEVVARAHAKSVSVEAELGEVGGKDGVHAPGVRTDPEEAKAFVAATGVDLLAVAVGSSHAMTTRDAALDLELISALQSALDVPLVLHGSSGVSDEGMAAAIKAGMTKINVSTHLNKLFTAQVRAFLAENPDVVDSRKYVAQGMRAVTQEVTRLLRHYA
- a CDS encoding SIS domain-containing protein; translation: MASKNTIAEVQSQPEVWREAIDKLDTFVGFPAAGERVAVVGCGTSWFMAQAYAYLREELGLGETDAFTATEFRASRKYDRIVTISRSGTTTEIVDLLSQTDTPSTLLTAVGGGPAAQHADNEIVLDFADETSVVQTRFASTVLLVLRTSLGVDAEAAISGARTALEAEIPQSWIDADQITFLGTGFTVGLAHEAALKLRESSQSWTESYPAMEYRHGPIAIAQPNRVVWVFGQAPEGMAEQIAATGAEMVTSELDSMAHLVLLHRLAIARTSARGLDADTPRSLSRAVILDDEK